A window of the Lactuca sativa cultivar Salinas chromosome 5, Lsat_Salinas_v11, whole genome shotgun sequence genome harbors these coding sequences:
- the LOC111906410 gene encoding uncharacterized protein LOC111906410 isoform X2, with protein sequence MLFHITSNVIYIGTCEDMIRVDTQKVLSTGERENTIHRLEEDYTNSVMTAGKEIIQKQKLQLTQLLQLLKQVESCVNSSQKSMFQTIDDHKDNINTFIKKAANYISAIQQSSHDGRAFTITLKLLKAIYEHVCAVLSSIEGGVDNLVNKLTEQMGKPMIEYVKSFKAEMTTGTCHRLLVALEDMREVARDRRVELAQARKKVRTAEERTLQALSKLRESEERMKRMRQINKRHESSRHYPMHKLLAQQNEQTKDDKLLWELLKMKQKCQQPESPFGAQELHPVGINTKHHRKSTMVNNPSITSTSTQSYTKSKVLPISLELGLGGSPSVTTKQA encoded by the exons ATGCTTTTCCATATCACGAGTAATGTAATTTATATC GGAACTTGTGAAGACATGATTAGAGTTGACACGCAGAAGGTATTGTCAACTGGCGAGAGGGAAAACACAATTCATAGACTGGAG GAAGACTATACAAATAGCGTGATGACTGCAGGCAAAGAGATTATCCAGAAACAGAAATTGCAGCTGACCCAACTGCTGCAGCTTCTGAAACAAGTAGAGAGTTGTGTTAATTCTAGTCAGAAAAGCATGTTTCAGACAATTGATGACCACAAGGACAATATCAACACATTTATCAAAAAAGCTGCCAATTATATATCCGCAATTCAACAGTCAAGCCATGATGGTAGGGCCTTCACCATCACACTTAAGCTCCTGAAAGCTATATATGAACATGTCTGTGCAGTCCTCAGCTCAATTGAGGGTGGGGTGGACAATCTGGTCAACAAATTAACTGAGCAAATGGGTAAGCCAATGATTGAGTATGTCAAAAGCTTTAAGGCTGAAATGACAACAGGCACATGTCATCGTCTATTGGTTGCATTGGAGGATATGAGAGAAGTGGCAAGGGACAGAAGGGTAGAATTGGCACAAGCAAGGAAAAAGGTCAGAACAGCAGAAGAAAGGACACTTCAAGCATTAAGCAAGTTGAGAGAATCAGAAGAAAGAatgaagagaatgagacagattAATAAAAGACATGAGTCTTCTCGGCATTATCCCATGCACAAA TTATTAGCACAACAGAATGAGCAAACTAAAGATGACAAGTTGCTGTGGGAACTActtaaaatgaaacaaaaatgccAACAACCTGAGAGTCCATTTGGAGCACAAGAGCTTCATCCGGTTGGAATCAATACCAAACACCACCGTAAGTCAACAATGGTCAACAACCCATCCATCACTTCTACATCTACACAATCTTACACTAAATCAAAAGTGCTCCCAATCTCATTGGAATTGGGTCTGGGTGGATCGCCTTCAGTAACAACAAAACAAGCCTGA
- the LOC111906410 gene encoding uncharacterized protein LOC111906410 isoform X1: MTYHRSRSQNRPPSPSMAKLHSKLSRIVYRHDQLKLSFTHLKSQIKNGLLEAEDVFSSLAVPLMKLVGLKSAEMAEEGRSSTIMKISLHTQGTCEDMIRVDTQKVLSTGERENTIHRLEEDYTNSVMTAGKEIIQKQKLQLTQLLQLLKQVESCVNSSQKSMFQTIDDHKDNINTFIKKAANYISAIQQSSHDGRAFTITLKLLKAIYEHVCAVLSSIEGGVDNLVNKLTEQMGKPMIEYVKSFKAEMTTGTCHRLLVALEDMREVARDRRVELAQARKKVRTAEERTLQALSKLRESEERMKRMRQINKRHESSRHYPMHKLLAQQNEQTKDDKLLWELLKMKQKCQQPESPFGAQELHPVGINTKHHRKSTMVNNPSITSTSTQSYTKSKVLPISLELGLGGSPSVTTKQA, encoded by the exons ATGACCTATCATCGTTCTAGATCTCAGAACCGTCCACCGTCTCCATCAATGGCGAAACTTCACTCCAAACTCTCTCGAATTGTTTATCGCCATGATCAACTCAAGCTCTCATTCACTCACCTAAAATCTCAGATCAAAAACGGTTTGCTCGAG GCAGAAGACGTTTTCAGTTCGTTAGCTGTTCCATTGATGAAACTCGTCGGTTTGAAAAGCGCTGAAATGGCTGAAGAAGGAAGATCAAGCACCATTATGAAGATCAGCTTACATACTCAA GGAACTTGTGAAGACATGATTAGAGTTGACACGCAGAAGGTATTGTCAACTGGCGAGAGGGAAAACACAATTCATAGACTGGAG GAAGACTATACAAATAGCGTGATGACTGCAGGCAAAGAGATTATCCAGAAACAGAAATTGCAGCTGACCCAACTGCTGCAGCTTCTGAAACAAGTAGAGAGTTGTGTTAATTCTAGTCAGAAAAGCATGTTTCAGACAATTGATGACCACAAGGACAATATCAACACATTTATCAAAAAAGCTGCCAATTATATATCCGCAATTCAACAGTCAAGCCATGATGGTAGGGCCTTCACCATCACACTTAAGCTCCTGAAAGCTATATATGAACATGTCTGTGCAGTCCTCAGCTCAATTGAGGGTGGGGTGGACAATCTGGTCAACAAATTAACTGAGCAAATGGGTAAGCCAATGATTGAGTATGTCAAAAGCTTTAAGGCTGAAATGACAACAGGCACATGTCATCGTCTATTGGTTGCATTGGAGGATATGAGAGAAGTGGCAAGGGACAGAAGGGTAGAATTGGCACAAGCAAGGAAAAAGGTCAGAACAGCAGAAGAAAGGACACTTCAAGCATTAAGCAAGTTGAGAGAATCAGAAGAAAGAatgaagagaatgagacagattAATAAAAGACATGAGTCTTCTCGGCATTATCCCATGCACAAA TTATTAGCACAACAGAATGAGCAAACTAAAGATGACAAGTTGCTGTGGGAACTActtaaaatgaaacaaaaatgccAACAACCTGAGAGTCCATTTGGAGCACAAGAGCTTCATCCGGTTGGAATCAATACCAAACACCACCGTAAGTCAACAATGGTCAACAACCCATCCATCACTTCTACATCTACACAATCTTACACTAAATCAAAAGTGCTCCCAATCTCATTGGAATTGGGTCTGGGTGGATCGCCTTCAGTAACAACAAAACAAGCCTGA